In Desulfomicrobium escambiense DSM 10707, one genomic interval encodes:
- a CDS encoding LytS/YhcK type 5TM receptor domain-containing protein: protein MNPDALVLALAERLGLIVAGAFLLLTVTPIHKLRLQQGPQWRTTLLQIAFFGTAGILGTYGGNLVFQSVANLRAMAVITGGLFGGPLVGIASGLIAGGHRILIDIGGFSAVPCGLSTMIEGAVAGLLTLYLKERSVDWRWAAGLALVGETMHMGMVLALSHSFTQALELVRIIAPSMIILNTLGAAAFVQVINVVFRFRARQDSIQAQELLDIANATVSHLRAGLTLESASATARIIHSRVAVGAVAITDRVNVLAHVGQGSDHHLAGRPVVTSATREVLETGEPMYVSHKDNIGCAHPGCPFASAVIIPLHKGGNVVGTLKFYGTAGRTLDLMLFELAKGLGNLFSTQLELENIQITERMLAHAEIRRLQAQINPHFLFNSLNTIASFCRTSPEKARSLLQDLSSYLRKSLDASKGFIPLSEELDQIRCYLAIEQARFGERVRVNFDVEEGCESWPIPPLIIQPLVENSVRHGILTREDGGEISVQIRRKEEHLHVEVRDDGVGMVPDQVDKLFDKTRLDSRSGGIGVRNCFQRLEQIFGPSYLPSVVSAPGQGTKVDFLLPMPAQI, encoded by the coding sequence ATGAACCCAGACGCCCTCGTACTCGCCCTGGCCGAACGGCTCGGGCTTATCGTGGCCGGAGCTTTCCTGCTCCTGACCGTGACGCCCATCCACAAGCTCCGTCTCCAGCAGGGGCCGCAGTGGCGCACGACGCTGCTGCAGATCGCATTCTTCGGCACCGCCGGCATTCTCGGCACGTACGGCGGCAACCTCGTCTTCCAGTCCGTGGCCAACCTGAGGGCCATGGCCGTGATCACGGGCGGCCTCTTCGGCGGGCCGTTGGTCGGCATCGCATCGGGGCTCATCGCCGGCGGGCATCGCATCCTCATCGACATCGGCGGGTTCAGCGCCGTGCCGTGCGGGCTGTCGACTATGATCGAGGGCGCCGTGGCCGGCCTTCTGACCCTGTACCTCAAGGAGCGCAGCGTCGACTGGCGCTGGGCAGCCGGGCTGGCCCTGGTCGGCGAAACCATGCACATGGGCATGGTCCTGGCCCTGTCCCACTCGTTCACCCAGGCCCTGGAACTGGTCCGCATTATCGCCCCATCCATGATCATCCTGAACACCTTGGGCGCCGCGGCCTTCGTGCAGGTCATCAATGTGGTTTTCCGCTTCCGGGCCCGGCAGGACTCGATCCAGGCCCAGGAACTCCTCGACATCGCCAATGCCACGGTCAGCCATCTGCGGGCCGGCCTGACCCTGGAAAGCGCCTCCGCCACGGCCCGCATCATCCATTCGCGCGTCGCGGTCGGCGCCGTGGCCATCACGGACCGGGTCAACGTCCTGGCCCACGTCGGCCAAGGCAGCGACCACCACCTCGCCGGGCGTCCGGTGGTCACCAGCGCCACGCGGGAAGTGCTCGAAACCGGCGAACCCATGTACGTCAGCCACAAGGACAACATCGGCTGCGCCCATCCTGGCTGCCCCTTCGCCTCCGCCGTCATCATCCCCCTGCACAAGGGCGGCAACGTCGTGGGCACCCTCAAGTTCTACGGCACGGCCGGCCGAACCCTGGACCTCATGCTGTTCGAGCTGGCCAAAGGTTTGGGCAACCTCTTCTCGACCCAGCTGGAGCTCGAAAACATCCAGATCACCGAGCGCATGCTGGCCCACGCCGAAATTCGCCGCCTGCAGGCCCAGATCAACCCGCACTTCCTCTTCAACTCCCTGAACACCATCGCCTCCTTCTGCCGGACCAGCCCGGAAAAGGCGCGCAGCCTCCTCCAGGATTTGTCCAGCTACCTGCGCAAAAGCCTGGACGCGAGCAAAGGGTTCATTCCTCTCTCCGAAGAGCTGGACCAGATCCGCTGCTACCTGGCCATCGAGCAGGCCCGCTTCGGCGAAAGGGTCCGGGTCAACTTCGATGTGGAGGAAGGCTGCGAATCATGGCCCATCCCGCCGCTCATCATCCAGCCGCTGGTTGAGAACAGCGTGCGGCACGGCATCCTGACCCGTGAGGACGGGGGCGAAATCAGCGTCCAGATCCGCCGCAAGGAAGAACACCTGCACGTCGAAGTGCGCGACGACGGCGTGGGCATGGTCCCGGACCAGGTGGACAAGCTTTTCGACAAGACGCGTCTCGACTCCCGATCCGGAGGCATAGGGGTGCGCAACTGCTTCCAGCGCCTGGAGCAGATTTTCGGGCCCTCGTATCTCCCGTCGGTGGTCAGCGCCCCGGGACAGGGCACGAAGGTGGATTTTCTGCTGCCCATGCCTGCGCAGATCTGA
- a CDS encoding LytR/AlgR family response regulator transcription factor has translation MTKPLRCLLVDDELPALDELSFLLSGFDDVEIAGTARSAGQALEEIARLRPDVVFQDIQMPGGTGFSVLERAMLMPEAPLFVFATAYDQYAIRAFEDNAVDYLLKPVSMERLAKCLNRLRALTSRAAPQAGPQPDFRSMLRGMGLGPALTRLSVESGGRVLLLDHGEVVFIRTEERRTMVHTRDGRFPLHGPCTLDRLEQRLEPLSFFRANRAELVNLAQVRDFAPWFNGKYVLTMRDCASTEITVSKGRVRDFRDRLGLG, from the coding sequence ATGACCAAGCCATTGCGATGCCTTCTGGTTGACGACGAACTTCCCGCCCTGGACGAGCTGTCCTTCCTCCTGTCCGGGTTCGACGACGTCGAGATCGCGGGTACGGCCAGGTCCGCAGGACAGGCCCTGGAGGAAATCGCGCGGCTCAGACCCGACGTCGTCTTTCAGGACATCCAGATGCCGGGGGGCACGGGGTTCTCGGTGCTGGAGCGGGCCATGCTGATGCCCGAGGCACCGCTTTTCGTCTTCGCCACGGCCTACGACCAGTACGCCATCCGCGCCTTCGAGGACAACGCCGTGGACTACCTGCTCAAGCCCGTGTCCATGGAACGGCTGGCCAAATGCCTGAACCGTCTGCGCGCCCTGACCAGCCGGGCCGCGCCCCAGGCCGGCCCACAGCCCGATTTCCGATCCATGCTGCGGGGCATGGGCCTCGGACCGGCGCTGACCCGCCTGTCCGTGGAAAGCGGGGGACGCGTCCTGCTCCTGGATCACGGGGAAGTGGTCTTCATCCGCACCGAGGAACGCCGGACCATGGTCCACACCCGCGACGGGCGGTTTCCGCTCCACGGACCATGCACCCTGGACCGCCTCGAACAGCGCCTCGAACCACTGTCCTTTTTCCGCGCCAACAGAGCCGAACTCGTCAACCTGGCCCAGGTCCGCGACTTCGCACCCTGGTTCAACGGGAAATACGTTCTGACCATGCGTGACTGCGCTTCAACCGAAATCACCGTCAGCAAGGGCCGGGTGCGCGACTTCCGCGACCGCCTGGGCCTGGGCTGA
- the ygiD gene encoding 4,5-DOPA dioxygenase extradiol yields the protein MKMPLVFVGHGNPMNAIEDNEFSRAWTQLGRELPRPRAILCVSAHWETDGTCVTSAQMPETIHDFSGFPAELNHMEYPAPGSPALARKVMDSTRYARIRHDRSWGLDHGAWSVLCRMYPRADIPVVQLSIDAGAPPYFHYELGRELAPLRKQGVLIMGSGNMVHNLGVMAWQDEGFEWAVESDAAMAGLIASGDHDALVEYEGLPHARLAIPTEEHYLPLLYILGAMDPGEGTSFFNDRVTLGSISMRGLRTV from the coding sequence ATGAAGATGCCCCTTGTTTTCGTCGGCCACGGCAACCCCATGAACGCCATCGAGGACAACGAATTCAGCCGCGCCTGGACGCAGCTCGGCCGCGAGTTGCCCCGCCCGCGGGCGATCCTGTGCGTCTCGGCCCACTGGGAGACTGACGGCACCTGCGTGACATCGGCCCAGATGCCCGAGACCATTCATGATTTTTCGGGATTCCCGGCGGAACTGAACCATATGGAGTACCCGGCCCCCGGCTCCCCAGCCCTGGCCCGCAAGGTCATGGACTCCACGCGCTACGCTCGCATCCGGCACGACCGTTCCTGGGGCCTGGATCACGGCGCCTGGTCGGTGCTGTGCCGCATGTACCCGCGGGCCGACATCCCCGTGGTCCAGCTGAGCATCGACGCCGGGGCGCCGCCGTATTTCCACTACGAACTGGGCCGGGAACTCGCCCCCCTGCGCAAGCAGGGCGTGCTCATCATGGGCAGCGGCAACATGGTCCACAACCTCGGGGTCATGGCCTGGCAGGATGAAGGGTTTGAATGGGCCGTAGAAAGCGACGCGGCCATGGCCGGCCTCATCGCGTCCGGGGACCACGACGCCCTGGTCGAGTACGAAGGGTTGCCCCACGCCCGCCTTGCCATCCCCACGGAGGAGCATTACCTGCCACTGCTGTACATTCTGGGGGCCATGGACCCGGGAGAGGGGACGAGCTTCTTCAACGACCGGGTCACCCTGGGCTCAATTTCCATGCGCGGGCTGAGAACCGTCTGA
- a CDS encoding NAD(P)H-dependent oxidoreductase, whose protein sequence is MNHLIIFCHPNPTSFNAAIADSVEAVSSAMGHDILRRDLYGIGFNPVLGRVELEAPPHMRAQDVRQEQEFVSWADILTFVYPVWWTGMPAMLKGYFDRVFCQDFAYALHDNMMTGLLSGRKALIFSTTGLPSTVCDSRGMHEAMAMTTDTGIFELCGIEVLHHAFFGSVASVSEEVRKSYLSEVVAIVSRHL, encoded by the coding sequence ATGAACCATCTCATCATCTTCTGCCACCCGAACCCCACGAGTTTCAACGCGGCCATAGCCGATTCCGTGGAGGCGGTCTCCTCGGCCATGGGGCATGACATCCTCCGCCGCGACCTTTACGGCATCGGCTTCAACCCGGTGCTCGGAAGGGTCGAACTTGAAGCGCCGCCGCACATGCGGGCCCAGGACGTCCGACAGGAACAGGAGTTCGTCTCCTGGGCCGACATCCTGACCTTCGTGTACCCGGTGTGGTGGACGGGCATGCCGGCCATGCTCAAGGGCTATTTCGACCGGGTCTTCTGCCAGGACTTCGCCTACGCGCTCCACGACAACATGATGACGGGCCTTTTGAGCGGCAGGAAGGCCCTCATCTTCAGCACCACGGGGCTGCCCAGCACCGTCTGTGACTCGCGGGGCATGCACGAGGCCATGGCCATGACCACGGACACCGGGATTTTCGAACTCTGCGGCATCGAGGTGCTCCATCACGCCTTTTTCGGCAGCGTGGCATCCGTGTCGGAGGAGGTCCGCAAATCCTACCTGAGCGAGGTCGTGGCCATCGTCTCAAGGCATCTCTAA
- a CDS encoding DUF2845 domain-containing protein, with product MRKTFFILATLTFLAGPSWSADLRCQGDLMTPGTIIAKVRKKCGDPLWEERVGEITVRRAGQEVLLYVTEMTYEVSGGYYVLTFEGGELRKTEYFQN from the coding sequence ATGCGAAAGACCTTTTTCATTCTGGCGACCCTGACATTTCTGGCCGGCCCGTCATGGTCCGCAGATCTGCGCTGCCAGGGCGACCTCATGACCCCCGGCACCATCATCGCCAAGGTGCGCAAGAAATGCGGCGACCCTCTCTGGGAGGAGCGCGTGGGCGAGATCACGGTCAGGCGCGCAGGCCAGGAGGTCCTGCTCTACGTCACGGAAATGACCTACGAAGTGAGCGGGGGCTACTACGTCCTGACCTTCGAAGGCGGGGAACTCAGGAAGACGGAATATTTCCAGAACTGA